In Marinobacter qingdaonensis, the genomic stretch AGTCATCCGGCACGCTGAATTCAGGCTTGTTCTGGTTGTGCTCCCGGAGCACCACGCTGAAATCATAATCCCGCAGGTACGAGGAAAAGTTATTGCCGACGATGCCTTGAATGCGGTCGCTGGTCTTGCGATCAACAATGGTCGTTTTCAATACCTCAATGGATGGGAAGGTATCGCCACTGCCTTCCGTACCGATCCTCATTTCGACAGAGATGATGTCCAGCTCAACAAAATAGCGATCCCCCTCTGGATTATCCCAATGCGCCAGGGCATTGAAACGATTGTCGATCATCCTCAAGGCGTTGCGCAGGTTCTCTCGGCGGTTCGCTCCTCTGGCCAAATTGGCAAAGTTCGTGGTGACCCGCGTGTTGTCTGAGGGCAGATAATGCTCGTCGAAGCGCGTACTTTTAACCGCAAATGTGAAATCGTCTTTCATCCCGTTCTTGCCACCTAATGTCTGAGATAAAACCTGGCTAGTTCTCGCAGCCCCAGGTGCTCTGTGCCTACTGGCGGGGCTGGGAATCCGCTGGCCTGTCTTATCGTGTTACCAACAGGTGTGTTTTATACCCGGACGGCCTCATGAATAAAAATGACATTATCTAATTTAATCATGAGCTGCATTCATAGTCCGCTTGAACTGGATGTGTCGGGGCCATTTTGCGTGCTTATTTCAGGCCGGGAATGGACGGGCAACGAGCGTGGGGATGGCGTCATCTGGGCCCGTTGGCAGCTGGTTTGGCGGTTTCCGTCGGCTATCTGATGTACGCTCGCGGCGTGATCATTGAGCGCCAGGAGTGAGGGTCAGATAACGCCGGAAAGGCCCGAGAAGGCGACAAACAGGAAGGCAAAAAAAAAGCAGATCAGTAAGAACTGATCTGCTTTTCTGAAGTGGTAGCGGGGGCTGGATTCGAACCAACGACCTTCGGGTTATGAGCCCGACGAGCTACCAGACTGCTCCACCCCGCATCAAAACTGGTTGTTTCCCGGGGTCACCCCCGATCAACGTGCGCGTATATTAAGGTCTTGATAGACGGCTGTCAATCGCTATTTTCAAAGAGATCGACCTGAACACTCGGGCTATCGCCAAACCCCGTCTGGACTTCGGGGCACTGACATTCCCCGACCTGCTCCAGGGCTTCCTGCACCGGCCGGAACGACCGTCGGTGTTCCGGCGTCACCCCCAGCCGGAACAGGGCTTCCAGATGCACGGGCGTGGGGTAGCCCTTGTGCTGGGCCAGACCATATCCGGGGTAGGTCTGCTCCAAGTCGATCATTTCCCGATCCCGGGTGACCTTGGCCAGAATGGACGCCGCACTGATCGCCTCAACCCGGCTGTCGCCCTTCACCACCGGCTCTGAGGCCCAGCCCCAGTTCGGGCACCGGTTGCCGTCCACCAGGACGTACTCCGGCGGCACATGCAGGCCAGCGACGGCCCGCTCCATCGCCACCATCGTGGCCTGATAGATATTCAACTGGTCGATTTCGGCTGCCTCACACCGGCCAATGCACCAGGCCGCGGCTTTTTCGAGTATTTCTTCGTACAGGGCGTCCCGTTTCTTCTCGGTCAGCTTCTTGGAGTCGCCTAGGCCGGCCACCGGCCGGTCCGGATCCAGTATCACCGCCGCGGTGACCACGGCGCCGATCAAAGGGCCACGCCCCACTTCGTCGACGCCTGCCAACAGCCTGCCGCGGTAGCCGCATTCAAAGGGCGGCAAGGGCGTCTTAGCCATGGCTTGCGCCCTCCTCGAGCAATCGGGTAATCGCCTCGGCCGCTTTCTCGTCGGCATCCTGGCGTAGGGTCTGGTGCAGCTCGGTGAAGGCGTCCAGCAGACGCTGACGCTCAGTCTCGTTCTCCAGTCGCTCGAGCACCGCCGCGCCCAGGGCTTCCGGGGTCGCATCATCCTGCAGCAGTTCCGGAACCAGTGGTTCCCGAGCCAGCAGGTTTGGCAAGGCAACGTGGGGCACCTTGACCAGGCGGGACAGGATGGCGTAGCTGACATTGCTCAACCGGTAGCCGACCACCATGGGCTTTTTCAGCAGCATGGCTTCCAGGGTGGCCGTGCCGGACGCCAACAGCACCGCATCCGAGGCGGCCATGACCTCGCGGGAGCGCCCACGCACGATGGTCACGGGCAGCTTGACCTCCAGCGCTTCCACCAGGTCTCGAACCTGGCGTTCACGGTCCCGATTGACGCAGGGAATCACCAGCTGCACATCAGGCCGTTTGTCCTGAATCCAGCGTGCTGCCTCCAGGAACAGGGTCCCCAACCGCTCGACTTCCCCGGCGCGGCTGCCGGGCAGGACCGCAAGCAGCGGCGCCTGTTCGTCCAAGCCCAGGTCCCGGCGTGCGGCCCCGGTCTCTGGCACCATCGGAATTCGGTCCGCCAGCGGGTGGCCAACGAACGCCACCGGCACCTGGTGCTCCTGGTAGAAACGGGCTTCGAACGGAAACAGGGTCAACATCAGGTTGACCGACTTGGCAATCTTGAAGATTCGCTTCTGTCGCCAGGCCCAGACCGAGGGGCTGACGTAGTGCACGGTCGGGATGCCGGCCTCCCGACAACGCCGTTCAATGGCCAGGGTAAAATCGGGGGAATCAATGCCAATCACCACGTCCGGCGGCGTGGCGAAGAAGTAGTCGAGCAATCTGGCCCGGATGCTGAAGAGCTCGCGGATACGGCCCAGCACCTCGACCAGCCCCATGACCGACAGCCGTTCCATGGGCACCAGGGAGTGAAAACCCTCGGCAATCATGTCGTCACCGCCGATGCCAACAAACCGGGCGCGCGGGTAACGACTCCGAAGGGAACGAATGAGACCGGCGCCGAGAATGTCGCCCGATGCCTCACCGGCAATGATGCCAAAGGTAATGGCGCGGTCGCTTACGACCGCGCGCTGCGAAGGTTGGTCCGTCACCTGCTGGCTCCCGCCGGTTCAGCGAATAATGCCGCGATCGGCTCCACGCAGGGAGTCAATGAGAGGAAGGATTTCCGGGATGTCCGAATAGGCGTTGGTCAGCTCGTCCACGGCCTGTTCGGTGGTCAGGCCCTGGCGGTAGATCACCTTGTAGGCACGACGCAGGGTCAGCAGCACCTCTTTGCTGAAGCCGCGACGCTTCAGGCCCTCGACATTCATACCGTGGGGCTGGGCCGACTGACCACTGGCCATGACGTAGGCGGGAATATCCTTGAGCACGATACTGCCACCGGCCGCCATGCTATGCGGGCCGATGTTGCAGAACTGGTGCACCATGGTACCGCCGCCCAGAATGGCAAAATCGCCCACGTTGACGTGGCCGGCCAGGGTCGCGCAGTTGGCGAGAATGGTGTTGTCACCCACCACGCAGTCGTGGGCCACGTGCACGTAGGCCATCAGCAGATTGCCGCTGCCGATCCGGGTTTCGCCCCGGTCCTGGATGGTGCCCCGGTGAATGGTGCAGTTTTCCCGGATGACGTTGTCGTCACCGATGGTCAGGGTTGTCGGCTCACCGGCGTACTTCTTGTCCTGGCACTCTTCCCCGATACTCGAGAACTGGAAGATCCGGTTGTTGCGACCGATCACCGTCGGCCCCTTCACAACCACGTGGGACAGAATCTCCGTGCCTTCCCCGATCTCAACGCCCGGGCCAATGTAGCTCCACGGGCCAACGGTGACGTTGTCCGCGAGTTTGGCTGATGGGTCTACGATCGCTTGAGGATGAATACCCGACCAGTCACTTGTCGCCATCAAACTTCTCTCTCAGCGGTCAGTATCTCTGCCACGCACACGACTTCGCCGTCTACCAGTGCCCGACACTCGAATTTATAGATGCCACGCTTGCCGGAAATCAGCTCCGATTCCATGCACAGCTGGTCGCCCGGCAACACAGGACGCTTGAAGCGCGCCTTGCTGGAACCGGCCAGGTATTGTACCACGCCGTCCGCCGGTTTCCGTTCCACGGTGATGAAGCCGAGGATGCCGGACAACTGTGCCATGGCCTCGATGATCAGCACACCCGGCATGATCGGATTGTTGGGGAAATGGCCCTGAAAGAACGGTTCGTTGAACGACACGTTCTTGTAGCCCTTGATGGATTTCCCTTTTTCTACCTCGGTCACCCGGTCCACCAGCAGGAACGGATAACGGTGCGGCAGGTATTCCAGAATTTCGTCAATTTCCATCATCTTGCTCGGCCTCAGCCCTCTAATTTCTTTTCCAGTTCCTTGATCCGCCGGGCCAGGTCGTCCAGCTGCCGGAAACGAACCGCATTCTTGCGCCATTGCCGATTGGTGTCCGCACTGGTGCCGGAAGAGTAGACCCCCGGCTCCCGGATGTCACCGGTGACCAGGGTCATCCCGGTCAGGTGCACCTGGTCGGCAATTTCCAGATGGCCCGCCACACCCGAGGCCCCGCCAAACACGCAGTGCCGGCCGATGCGGGTACTACCGGCAATGCCCACCATGGCCGCCATGGCACTGTGGTCGCCAATCTGCACGTTGTGGGCGATCTGAATCAGGTTATCGAGTTTCACCCCATTGCCGATGACCGTGTCGTCCAGGGCGCCACGGTCGATGGTGGTGTTGGCACCGACCTCGACATCGTCGCCAAGCACCACGCGACCCAGCTGGGCGATGCGCTGCCACACGCCTTTTTCGTTGGCAAAACCGAAACCATCGGAGCCGATCACCGCGCCACTGAGGATGTGGCAGCGCTGACCCAGCACGACATCGTGGGCCAGGGTTACCCGGGGCCGGATGACGGTATCCGCACCCACCCGGGCGCGAGCGCCAATCACAGTACCAGCCCCGACCACGACCCGGCTGCCAATGTCGGCGCCGGCTTCGATGACCACATTGGGGCCGATGGCGGCGTCGTCCGCTACCTGGGCGGTCGGATCGACGATGGCCGAGGGGTCGACGCCAGCGGCCGAAACCGGCTCGGGATCAAACCAGTGACTCAGGCGGGCGTAGCCCAGGTAGGGGTTATCGAGCACCAGGGCGTTGATACTCACGTCGGTGGCGGCGGATGGCGACAGAATCACGGCGGCCGCGTTGGTCTGTGCCAGGTACTTGGCGTAGGAGGGGTTGGCCAGAAAACTGATCTGGTCCGGGCCGGCGGCCTGCAGGGTTGCCAGCCCGGTCACCTGCTGGTCGGGATCACCCCGGAGTTCGGCTCCCAGTGCCTGGGCAATTTCTTCGAGCCGAAAAGACCTCTCTGTCATCATGCGCTCCAACACTATTCCGGGGACGCCCGTCGGGCCTTAACGGTTCAGTTTTTCCAGCAGTTGCGGGGTCAGGTTCAGCTCCGGCTTCACGTACACCACCGCCTCGCTCGGCAGGATCAGGTCCAGGTCGTTCTCTTTCAGCAGCTCTTCCACCGCGGCATCCACTTCCGGACGGGCCCGCTCAACGAAGGCCTGCTTGCGCTGCGCCACGGTGCTGTCCAGGCGCTGCTTCAGGAAGTTGAACTCCTTCACCTTCTCCTGGAACTCGGCGGCCAGCTTCTCGCGCTCGCTTTCGTTCATCATGGCGCCGTCCTTCTCCAGGCGCTCTTTCAGCTTGCGCGCCTGCTCCTGGACCTCGCGAACCTTGGCCTCGTCACCGGCAAAGTCCCGCTGCAGGGTTTCACTGAAGCTCTTGGCGTCGTTGGACGAGAACAGCGCCTGACGCAGGTCCACCACGCCGATGCGGGTTTCCGCCATCGCCGGGAAGGAAAGCGCCATAAAGGCCGCTGCTAGCATGGTTAGAATTCGGGACATCGGACTTCTCCTGTGATTAATCCGTTTGTTTTTCTGCACGTCAGAATGTTTGGCCCAGGGAGAACTGGAACACCTGGGTTTCGTCGCCGCTCTTGTCATTCAGCGGCTTCGCCAAACTGAAGGCCAATGGGCCAACGGCGGTAATCCACTGGAACCCTACGCCAGCGGACAACCGGACTTCATCCAGAGCCGGATCGAAATCCCGCTCGGTATCGAACACCTGGCCGGCATCCAGGAAGAATGCGGTTCGCATGGAACGGCTGTCCCCGGCGAACGGCGTCGGGAAGATCAGCTCCAGGCTACCTTCGGTCAGCAGGTTACCACCGAACGGGTCCGGATCAGATAGGTCATTCGGATTATTGGTGGCTCGCGGCCCCAGGGAATTCGCCTCGTAGCCACGTACCGAACCATAGCCGCCGGCGTAGAAGTGCTCATAGAACGGCATCTGGGTGCGATCGCCGTAGCCATCGCCGTAGCCGACGTCCGTGCGGGCGCGGAAAATCCACCGGCCCGAGTCGGTGATCGGCTGGTAGAAATCGGTCTTGTGACTGAGCTTGTAGAAGGTCAGGTCGCTGCCGGGCACGGCCACGTCCAGGGACAGGGAGTGGCTGTAACCGTCGGAGGGCAGTACCCCCCGGTTCAGGGTACTGCGGCGCCAGCTGCCGAACAGGAAGTAGTTGTCAAAGGAATCGCCTTCGTCCTCGACAAAGTCGAGCACTTCCTGGGACGTGAAGGCCCCGGTCTTGATGTCCGAACGGGTGTAACCCAAGCCGAAGTTGAGTCGGGTGATGCTGTCGGTCGGGTAGCCAAACGTCACCCGGCCGCCGTACTCGTCCAGCAGGTAGGACGAGATGTCCTCATCCTCGTAATCGGTTTCCCGGGCAAACAGGCTGAAGCCGCGGCTGACCCCGTCCACCGTGTAGTAAGGGTCGAGGTAGGACACGTTCGCGCTCTTGACCGAGTCACTGACGTTGACCCCGAACGACACCCGCTTGCCGGTGCCGAAGAAGTTGTTCTCGGACACGTTGGCGCCGAGAATCACGCCGGAATCCTGGGAGAAACCGACCGACGCCGACAGGCTGCCGGTGGGCTGCTCTTCCACGCTGTAGTTGACGTCGACCAGGTCATCGGTGCCCGGCACCGGTACGGTCTCGACCTCAACGGCCTTGAAGAAGCCCAGGCGCTCAAGCTTGGTCTTGGAGAATTCGATCCGGTCGGAGGAAGCGATGCCGCCCTCCATCTGGGTCATTTCCTGGCGCAGGACGTCGTCCCGGGTCGAGACGTTGCCGTCGAAGTTGATCCGGCGCACATACGCCCGCTTGCCCGGCTCGACAAAGAAGGTCACCGCGGCGGTGTTGTTCTCGCCCGGTTCCGGCACTGCGTTCACGTTGGCGAAGGCGTAGCCCTCGCGCCCGAGCCGGAAGGCCAGCGCCTCGGAAATGGCGGTCATACGAGCCCGGGAGAAGACATCGCCCTCTTCCACCGGAATCAGCTTGCGCAGCTCCTCCTCACCCACGATCAGGTCGCCGCGGAGGTTGATCTCGGAGATGGTGTACTGGGGCCCTTCGTTCAGGGCGATGGAAATGAACACCTGCTGCTTGTCCGGGGAGATGGACACCTGGCTCGATTCGACGTTGAAGTCCAGGTAACCCCGGTCCAGGTAGAAGGAACGCAGGGATTCCAGGTCGCCGCTGAGCCGTTCCCGGGCGTATTTGTCGGCGTTGGTGATGGAGTTCCACCAAGTGCTGGTCTGCAGTTCGAACAGGTCCAGCAGTTCCTCGTCGGCGAAGTCTTCGTTGCCCACGATGTTGATGTGATGAATGGCCGCGACCGTGCCTTCGTTGATTTTCAGGCTGATCGCCACCCGGTTGCGGGGCAGCTCCTCGGCCGAGGCCTTGACCCGGGCGTTGTAACGCCCCTGGGCAATGTACGAGCGCAGAATTTCGAGCTCGAGCCGTTCCAGGGTGGCGCGCCGAAATACCTGGCCTTCCTGCAGGCCGGCCCCGGACAGGGCATCCATCAGCATTTCGGTTTCAATGTTCTTGTTGCCATCGATCTCGATGTCACTGATGGACGGACGCTCTCTGACGGTCAGGATCAGCACACTGCCATCGCGGCTGGCTTCGATGTCGGTAAACAGACCGGTCCCGAACAGGGATTTGATGGCGTCGGCCAGTTCGGCCGGGTCCACCTGTTCGCCGATATTGACGGGAAAGGCTGAAAAAACAGTACCTGCAGATACGCGTTGCAGGCCCTCGACCTCAATATCCGCGACCGTGAATTCGTCCGCAACGGCGGAATTTATGCCGGTCGAAGCTACAGCGAGGCCAATGGCTACACCTAGGAGAGAACGTCTCATTCAAATATTTCGCCTGGTTAATGCGCGTAAGGAGCCCGCAATTCTCACAACCGCATCAGGTCGTTGTAAAGAGCAAACACCATTAATGTAAGAATCAATGTCATACCAATTCGTAACCCTAGCGCCTGCGCCTCGTCGGACAGCGGTTTTCCCCGAATGGCTTCGATGGTGTAGTACACGATGTGCCCACCATCGAGCACGGGAACCGGCAGCAGGTTCAATATGCCAAGGCTGATACTCAAGTAGGCCAGGAACCGGATGAAATCCTCAAAACCGGAACTGACACTGGCCTCCGCCACGCGGGCTATGGTGATCGGACCGCTCAGGTTGGTCGGCGACAGCAGGCCGGTCACCATTTTCTTGATCGCCACCAGGGTCAGACGGGTGTCGGCCCAGGTTTCATGGAAGGCGTTGGGAATCGCCGCCAGGGGCCCGTAGCTGACATCCCGGAGCACTTCTTCCGGCCATTCCACCGGTTGCACCCCGGCCCCGACGAAGCCGATGGTGGTGCCATCTTCCTGCTCCCGCTCGGCCGGCCTGACGTCAATAGTGCGCTCGGCGCCATCCCGAACGATGGTCAGGGACAGGGTCGTCTCCGGTGCCGCCTGGATCGCATCCACCAGATCGAACCAGTTGCCGAGCGCCTCACCGTCGACCGCCAACACCTGATCACCGGGCTTCAGTCCGGCGGCTTCCGCCCGTCCCCCGTTGGAAATCTGGCCGAGGATGGGCGGGATGTCCGGCCGCCAGGGGGTTATGCCAAACTCCAGCAGCGGGTTCGGCGCCTCGTCGCTCAGGCGCCAGCCCTGCAGCGGCCCGCTCACGGTGCCGCGCGCGCCGTTTTCACTGACGCCGATGGCGATCTCGCCCTGCTCTCCGGCCCGTTCCAGCAGGCGCATGTTGACGTCCCGCCAGGACACCACCCGATGCCCGTCCACCGTGTGCAGCTCCATGCCTTCCCGTAGACCGACGCGCTCGGCGACGGTGTCAGGCCCAACCTCACCAACGATCGGCGCCACCGAGGTAACGCCCACCACGCCCAGGAGCCAGTAAGCAAACAGGGCGAACAGGAAATTGGCGATCGGACCGGCCGCTGCAATGGCGATGCGCTGGCTGGGCGGCTTGGAGGTGAAGGCCTGGTCTTTCAGCGCCTCCGGGACCGGACCCTCGCGTTCGTCCAGCATCTTGACGTAGCCACCGAGCGGGATCGCCGCCACCGCAAATTCGGTGCCCTGGCGGTCGTACCAGGAAAACAGGGGCTTGCCAAAACCCACCGAGAATCTCAGCACCTTGACGCCGCAACGCCGGGCAACCCAGAAATGGCCATACTCATGCAGGGTGACCAGGATGCCCAGTGTCAGCGCAAGCGCCAGGATGGTTTCGATGATTTGCATAGCATTCTCGGTTGATGGCTGGAACGCGCCAAGAAACAACTTTCTATATCAGACAGTTAACAGCCCTATCTGTTCCCGGGCGCGATGCCTTGCCTCGGCGTCCCTGGCAAAGATGGTCTCAAAACTGTCCGCCGGCACCACGTCCATGGCCGCCAGGGTCCGCTCTATAATAACGGGGATGTCGGTAAAACACAGGTTACCGGCCAGAAAAGCCGCCACCGCCTCTTCGTTCGCGGCGTTGAGTACCGCCGGGGAGGTACCCCCGGCCTCGAACGCTTCCGCCGCCAACCGCAGACAGGGGAAGCGCACCAGGTCCGGCCGCTCGAAATGGAAGCGCCCGATGGCGAACAGGTCCAGGGGCGCAACCCCGGCGTCGATCCGTTCCGGCCAGGCCAGACCATTGGCAATGGGCGTGCGCATGTCCGGACTGCCAAGTTGGGCCAGCACAGATCCGTCTACGTACTCGACCATGGAGTGGATGATGCTCTCCGGATGGACGTGAACTTCGACCCGATCCGGCGTGGTGTTGAACAGCCAACAGGCCTCGATCAGCTCCAGCCCCTTGTTCATCAGCGTGGCCGAATCCACCGAGATCTTCTGGCCCATGGACCAGTTGGGGTGGGCGCAGGCCTCGGCGGGTGAGACCGATCGCAGCTCGGCGGCGCTGTGCTCCCGGAATGGGCCACCGGAGGCGGTCAGCAGAATCCGGGACACCCCGGCGGCGTCCGGATCCCGAACCCGATCCGCGGGCAGGCACTGGAAAATGGCATTGTGCTCGGAATCGATCGGCAGCAATTCGGCCCCGGACTCCGCCACCGCATCCATGAACAGCTGACCGGACATGACCAGGGCTTCCTTGTTGGCCAGCAATACCCGCTTGCCGGCCCGCACGGCGGCCAGGGTCGGAGGCAGCCCCGCGGCGCCCACGATCGCGGCCATCACGGCGTCGGCCTCGGGCGCAGCGGCAACCTCCTCCAGACCCTCCGGGCCGCTCAGAACGCGGACCTGTGGCAGATCGGTCAGCAGTTCGCGCAGCTCCTGCGCCGCTTCAAAGCTCGCCATGACCGCCACCTGAGGACGGAACTCACGGCACAGCACCGCCAGCTCCGGAGCCCGGGTGCTCGCCGTCAGGGCGTACACGGAAAATTGTTCAGGATGGCGCCGGACGACGTCCAGCGTACTCAGACCGATGGAGCCGGTGGCTCCGAGAATTGTGAGGCGGCGCGCGTTCATACTCACCACTGTCCGGCAGTGAGCCAGCCCAACTGGGTAATGATCAGGGCGAACACGGGTATGGCCACGGTCAGGCTGTCGATACGGTCGAGAATGCCGCCGTGACCGGGCAGGAGCTGGCTGCTGTCTTTGATGCCCCGGAAACGTTTTAGCATACTCTCAAGCAGGTCGCCGAGCACGGAAACCAGACCGGTGAACAGACTGGCCAGCACCAGCAACACCGTGTCCAGGCCGTCGGCCGAGGCCAGCAGGCTGACAATGACCGCAAACACACCGACCGCGACCAGACCGCCCCAGACACCGGCCCAGGATTTGCCCGGACTGACCCGGGGCGCCAGTTTGGCCTTGCCAAAGGCCCGGCCGGCGAAGTAAGCACCGATATCGGCCACCCAGACCACGCAGAATACGTACAGGATCGCCCAGAGGCTGTTGTCGACCAGACCAAAATCAAGGCCACCGGTGCGCAGATGATTCAAGCCCACCCAGGCGGGCACCAGCACCAGCAGGCCCATGGCCGCACGCACCGGCACGCTGCCCCACTGGTCCGACCCGGCCGGATATCCGCGAACGAGCAGAAAGCCAATGAACCACCACACCAGCGCTGGCCACAGCACCGCGACGGCCGGCACGTTGAGCAGGCCATAGAGAATGGCGGCAGTGACGGCGGCGTACACAACGCGTCCGCCCTGCCCCTCGATGCCGGACAGGTTGGCCCACTCCCAGGCGCCGAGCGTGATGATGGCCGCGGTGAACAGCGCGAATCCCAGCGGCGGCAGGAAAAAGATTCCGCCGATGGCAATCGGGGCCAGGATCAATGCGGTAATGATTCGGGTCTTTAGCACGGTGAGGGTCGCTTTGGTCTATTTATTGTTGTGATGCCTTGGCAGCAATCTGATCGTCAGTCTGGCCAAACCGGCGCTGGCGCCCAGCATAGGCCTGCAGGGCCTTGCGCATTTCCTCGGCCTTGAAATCGGGCCAGAACACCGGCGAGAAATACATCTCGGTGTAGGCAAGGTGCCAGAGCATGAAATTGCTGATCCGCTGCTCGCCGGCGGTACGGATCAACAGGTCGGGCATGGGCAGGTCACCGATGCTCAGGTGCTGCTGGATCAGGTCATCGGTGATGTCGGACGGCTCGATCTCGCCTTTGCGCACCTTGCCGGCGACTTGGCGGGTGGCCTGGGTGATGTCCCAGTGACCGCCATAGTTGGCGGCAACCACCAGGGTCATCCGGGTGTTGTGCCGGGTCAGTTCCTCGGCATCCTGCATGTGCTGCTGCAAGGCCTCGCTGAAGGCACTGCGGTCGCCGATGATCCGGAGCCGGATGTTGTTGCGGTGCAGCTTGCGGACTTCCCGCTGCAGGGCGAACAGGAACAGCTTCATCAACGCCGACACTTCTTCCTGGGGCCGACGCCAGTTCTCGCTGGAGAAGGCGAACAGGG encodes the following:
- a CDS encoding phosphatidate cytidylyltransferase; this translates as MLKTRIITALILAPIAIGGIFFLPPLGFALFTAAIITLGAWEWANLSGIEGQGGRVVYAAVTAAILYGLLNVPAVAVLWPALVWWFIGFLLVRGYPAGSDQWGSVPVRAAMGLLVLVPAWVGLNHLRTGGLDFGLVDNSLWAILYVFCVVWVADIGAYFAGRAFGKAKLAPRVSPGKSWAGVWGGLVAVGVFAVIVSLLASADGLDTVLLVLASLFTGLVSVLGDLLESMLKRFRGIKDSSQLLPGHGGILDRIDSLTVAIPVFALIITQLGWLTAGQW
- the uppS gene encoding polyprenyl diphosphate synthase; translated protein: MTGTVSAEIPVSADSRPRHVAIIMDGNNRWAKQHRLTGVAGHKAGVDAVKAVVETCGREGVEVLTLFAFSSENWRRPQEEVSALMKLFLFALQREVRKLHRNNIRLRIIGDRSAFSEALQQHMQDAEELTRHNTRMTLVVAANYGGHWDITQATRQVAGKVRKGEIEPSDITDDLIQQHLSIGDLPMPDLLIRTAGEQRISNFMLWHLAYTEMYFSPVFWPDFKAEEMRKALQAYAGRQRRFGQTDDQIAAKASQQ